The bacterium genome contains the following window.
TTGAGTTGTTGCCAAGTCTTTCTCAGCAGGGCCAATCTCCAATTATTGTAAGTAATCAAAGAATAGCTGGTACTGATAGTTTTACTAATACAGTTGTTACAGCCAATGGGTACTCCTTAAACACCCAAATTAAGCTAGATTCAAAATATGATATGGATTTGGACAAGGTGGTTGGGAAGTAGTACTAACTGAAATTTTTTATTCACCAATACAGTAATAATCTGGGAATGTTTCCGTGATGCCATTATAGGTATAACTAAATTTTTCTCTCAAAAGAGAATCTAAATTATAGTTTGGTGAATTAAAATATAGAAGCCATTGAACAGTTCTGCCTCCGCACATTCTGGGATACCCAGCATTAATTAATACTAAAGGTCCACTGTAGTTAATTGAGATTTGGGAAGTGTCTCCACCGCTATTAATTTGTATTAAACCTTTTGCTAGTTCCGGAGATTTTGAAATAGCTTTATCTAAAACTAGATCATTAAAAAAGTCAATCTCATTTTCGCCCAAAGCGAGGTCTACTTCACTATACGGGTCTACGTCTAAATAGTGGCCATTTTTTGTATAATATATTTCTTGAGCGTAATTAAATTTTTAAGATTTTCAACAAAAGTTATAGCTTGAGCTCGCTGTCTAGCCTTACTTACAGATACAAGCACAACGCTTGAAAGAAGAGCAATTATTGAAATAACAACCAATAACTCGATAAGAGTGAATCCTCCCGCTTTTCTTATTTTAAAACAAGATGTCGGCTTCATGTATATATATTAACACATAAATATTGTATTAATTAAGTAGTCGGTATCATTTTTGATTAATGTGAAAAAACTGGTACTATATTGCTATGGAAGAAATAATTGCTTTAGCTAAAAGACGTGGATTTATATACCAAGGTTCTGAGATATATGGAGGTCTTGCTGGTACATGGGATTATGGCCATTTGGGCCTAGCTCTTAAAAACAACATCAAAGCTCTTTGGTGGAAGCGTTTTGTGCTAGATAGAGAAGATATGTATGGAGTTGACGCTGCCATTTTAATGAATCAAAATGTTTGGAAGGCGAGCGGTCACGTTGCTGGATTCTTTGACCCACTTGTTGATGACCTAAAGACAAATAAAAGATACAGAGCTGACTCATTGCTTGAGGAAGCGGGCCTTAGTATTAAAGGTATGTCTATTGAAGACATGAATAATCTAATTAAGGAGAAGGGGATTAAAAGCCCAGAAGGCAATCCTCTTGGAGAAGTTAGACAATTTAGAATGATGTTCACTACTCACGTTGGGGCAAATCAAGATGAAGATTCAGTTTCATACTTACGTCCTGAAACAGCACAAGGAATGTTTGTAAACTTCAAAAATATTATAGACTCATTTCATCCAAAGCTTCCTTTTGGAATGGCACAAATTGGTAAGGCATTCAGAAATGAGATTGCACCAAGAGATTTTATATTTAGAACTCGTGAGTTTGAGCAAATGGAAATAGAGTATTTTGTTTATCCTGTTGCCTGGGAGGTTTCCTTTGAGCTTTTTAGAAAAGAAATGCATGCCTTTGCCTCAGATGTTGGTCTGAATCCTGCAAAAGTTCATGAGCTGGAAATTGCGCCTGAAGACCTTGCTCACTATTCAAAAAGAACAATAGACTTTGAGTTTGATTTCCCAATGGGAAGGAAAGAGCTGTACGGTCTAGCTTACAGAACTGATTTTGACCTTAAGAGTCACACAAATGCTTCAAAGGTAGATCTTTCTTTTTTCGATGAGGAAACAAAAGAACGTTTTTTTCCACACTGTATTGAGCCATCGCTTGGAGTAGACAGAACTGTTCTTGCTGTGCTAACAGATGCATATTCAGAAGATATTGTGGGTGAAGAAAAAAGGGTTTATATGAAGATTTCTCCTAAAATCTCCCCTGTGTTAATTGCTGTCTTTCCACTCTTGAAGAATAAGCCTCAATTAGTTGAAAAGGCAAGAGAAATTTATAGTACATTAAGAAAAGCTTTTCCTGGAAGAATAATGTTTGATGATAATGGAAATATTGGAAAGAGATACAGAAGACAAGACGAAATAGGAACTCCTTATTGTATAACTGTTGATTTTGATACCTTAGAAAAGGATCAAAAAGTGACTCTAAGATATAGAGATTCAGCCTTACAGGACAGGCTTTCAATGGAGCAAATAATGGATGTTATTAAAGATACTTTGCAGTAGAGTTAATCTAGTGGTATTCTGTAGATGTGCCTGATAAAAGTAATTCGTTAAATATAAAAATAAGCTTTAAAACTCTATTTAAGATAGCTGCTTTTTTGCTTGGTATTTATTTTCTTTATCTTCTAAGAGGGCTTGGTTTGGTCATCCTTACTGGAGTTGTTATTGCTTCAGTTATAGAACCTGCTGTTAAGTGGTTTGTTAAAAGAAACATACCAAGAGTGCTTTCTGCAATACTTGTGTATGCATTGATTATTGGGGCTGTTGCTGGGATGTTTACTTTTGTTATACCGCCTCTTTTGGGAGAAATGGTCTCAGCTATAAGTAGTGTTCCAAAATATGTAAAGACAATAGATATATTTACACCAATAAACAGAAGTGCATATAGTGGAACAAAACTTCTATTCCCTGATATACCAAGCACTATTTCAGTAGGAGATATAATCTCAAACATAACAGACACTATCTCTACCTTCTCGGGAGGAATGTTTGATACAGTTGCTGGATTCTTCGGAGGAATCATTAGTGCTGTACTTATGATGGTTATTGCATTCTACTTGTCAGTTAGAGAAGACGGTGTGGGGGAGTTCCTATCCATCGTTACTCCGCCTGAATATGAAAGATACGTAAGAGGTTTGTGGCAACGTGCGGAGAACAAAATTGCACGATGGATGCAAGGGCAACTCGCTCTTGGGTTAGTCGTGTTTATATTTATATACATAGGTCTACTTATAATTGGTGTTAAGCACCCGCTACTTCTTGCTTTGGTTGCTGGGGTATTTGAATTAATCCCCGTAATTGGAATGACAATTTCTGCAATTCCAGCTTTCTTCCTGGGGGTACTAGATGGTGGTATTGGTGTTGGACTTTTCATACTAGGCTTATATTTTGTTGTGCAACAATTAGAGGCTCATGTTGTATATCCATTAGTTGTTAAAAAATTAATT
Protein-coding sequences here:
- a CDS encoding type II secretion system protein — its product is MKPTSCFKIRKAGGFTLIELLVVISIIALLSSVVLVSVSKARQRAQAITFVENLKNLITLKKYIIQKMATI
- a CDS encoding glycine--tRNA ligase gives rise to the protein MEEIIALAKRRGFIYQGSEIYGGLAGTWDYGHLGLALKNNIKALWWKRFVLDREDMYGVDAAILMNQNVWKASGHVAGFFDPLVDDLKTNKRYRADSLLEEAGLSIKGMSIEDMNNLIKEKGIKSPEGNPLGEVRQFRMMFTTHVGANQDEDSVSYLRPETAQGMFVNFKNIIDSFHPKLPFGMAQIGKAFRNEIAPRDFIFRTREFEQMEIEYFVYPVAWEVSFELFRKEMHAFASDVGLNPAKVHELEIAPEDLAHYSKRTIDFEFDFPMGRKELYGLAYRTDFDLKSHTNASKVDLSFFDEETKERFFPHCIEPSLGVDRTVLAVLTDAYSEDIVGEEKRVYMKISPKISPVLIAVFPLLKNKPQLVEKAREIYSTLRKAFPGRIMFDDNGNIGKRYRRQDEIGTPYCITVDFDTLEKDQKVTLRYRDSALQDRLSMEQIMDVIKDTLQ
- a CDS encoding AI-2E family transporter is translated as MPDKSNSLNIKISFKTLFKIAAFLLGIYFLYLLRGLGLVILTGVVIASVIEPAVKWFVKRNIPRVLSAILVYALIIGAVAGMFTFVIPPLLGEMVSAISSVPKYVKTIDIFTPINRSAYSGTKLLFPDIPSTISVGDIISNITDTISTFSGGMFDTVAGFFGGIISAVLMMVIAFYLSVREDGVGEFLSIVTPPEYERYVRGLWQRAENKIARWMQGQLALGLVVFIFIYIGLLIIGVKHPLLLALVAGVFELIPVIGMTISAIPAFFLGVLDGGIGVGLFILGLYFVVQQLEAHVVYPLVVKKLIGVPPLLVIISLVAGAELAGIVGALLAVPVSVALMEYIDDVERRKKDALVKE